Proteins encoded together in one Aminipila butyrica window:
- a CDS encoding RluA family pseudouridine synthase — MSSTNKFEYIVKEEDAGTPYKTLVRSRFTFSSRLMTKLKQNDLVFINGQSVKMYLPASPGDVITVMLPQEQSSFIPEPIPVCPVFEDSDLLILNKQPGYVVHPTKGHPLHTMANGIAQYMLDTHQSFKIRFINRLDMNTSGLLVVAKNSHSQDDFTKQMKANQVTKRYVAIVRGLVKEDTGTIDAPLGRPDPERVARGVVEGGQPSVTHYKVLERYEPGYTLVELLLETGRTHQIRVHMSHIGHPVLGDELYGGENPWLIERQALHARFLAFRHPVTRQPMEVEAPLPPDMQAVLDKLKEAVR; from the coding sequence ATGAGCAGCACAAACAAATTTGAATATATCGTCAAGGAAGAGGATGCCGGCACGCCCTATAAAACATTAGTCCGCAGCCGCTTTACGTTTTCCAGCCGTCTGATGACAAAATTAAAGCAAAATGACCTGGTATTTATCAACGGCCAATCCGTCAAAATGTATCTTCCCGCCAGTCCGGGAGACGTGATTACCGTAATGCTCCCCCAAGAGCAGAGCAGTTTCATACCAGAGCCCATTCCCGTCTGCCCGGTCTTTGAAGACAGCGACCTGCTGATTCTGAACAAGCAGCCGGGTTATGTGGTACATCCGACCAAAGGACACCCTCTGCACACCATGGCTAACGGCATCGCCCAATACATGTTGGACACCCATCAGAGTTTTAAAATCCGCTTTATCAACCGACTGGATATGAACACCTCCGGCCTGCTGGTGGTGGCGAAGAACTCCCATAGCCAGGATGACTTCACCAAACAGATGAAAGCCAATCAAGTAACGAAGCGATATGTGGCCATCGTCAGAGGCCTGGTCAAAGAGGATACAGGCACCATTGACGCTCCTCTGGGTCGTCCTGATCCAGAACGAGTGGCACGAGGGGTTGTGGAAGGTGGTCAGCCTTCTGTCACCCACTATAAGGTGCTGGAACGCTACGAGCCGGGCTACACGCTGGTGGAGCTGTTGCTGGAAACCGGCCGAACCCATCAGATACGGGTACATATGTCTCACATAGGACATCCCGTACTGGGCGATGAACTTTACGGCGGTGAAAATCCCTGGCTTATAGAACGTCAGGCCCTTCATGCCCGTTTTCTCGCCTTCCGCCACCCGGTTACCAGACAACCGATGGAGGTGGAAGCCCCTTTGCCGCCTGACATGCAGGCAGTACTAGACAAGCTGAAAGAGGCAGTGCGTTAA